A portion of the Cervus elaphus chromosome X, mCerEla1.1, whole genome shotgun sequence genome contains these proteins:
- the LOC122690737 gene encoding synaptonemal complex protein 3-like, whose product MERPQRKRLRRVKDASKEIQDAPMEAQDMAACDSGSQERRELSEPESVCQENSSVTETLGGEQPSAETFQEDLRNEIQKMLEEFRVDMKQALLAKRKKFEMNTRATIKITNEKLDSVWKTHQEQRQNLYLKYAQQFQTLFREWDLDMKKAQEQEEKLARMFQEQRNVLQQARLLQSQRLKKIKNSYEQFLKRMEELEKDHEHFLSDEQSEIRQGMAMLQDKIIVEALQNELQMLQKFLLSLLF is encoded by the exons ATGGAGAGGCCTCAGAGGAAGCGTCTCAGGAGGGTTAAGGATGCCTCAAAGGAGATTCAGGATGCCCCTATGGAGGCTCAGGATATGGCAGCCTGTGACTCTGGGAGTCAGGAGAGAAGAGAGCTGAGTGAGCCAGAGAGTGTTTGCCAAG AAAACAGCTCAGTGACTGAAACCCTCGGGGGGGAACAGCCCTCTGCAGAAACATTTCAGGAAGATTTGCG GAATGAAATACAGAAGATGCTGGAAGAATTTAGAG ttgaCATGAAACAGGCTCTtcttgcaaagagaaaaaagtttgaGATGAACACAAGAGCTACTATCAAAATCACTAATGAAAAACTTGATAGTGTTTGGAAAACACACCAAGAACAAAG gcagaatctttatctCAAATATGCTCAGCAGTTTCAGACTTTGTTTCGAGAGTGGGATTTAGACATGAAGAAAGCCCAGGAACAAGAAGAAAAACTAGCT CGTATGTTTCAAGAGCAACGAAATGTTCTTCAACAAGCTAGACTTCTTCAGAGCCAGaggctgaaaaaaattaaaaattcatatgaGCAATTCCTGAAG CGTATGGAGGAGTTAGAGAAGGATCATGAACATTTTCTGAGTGATGAGCAAAGTGAAATTAGACAAGGAATGGCCATGCTGCAAGACAAAATTATCGTTGAAGCT CTGCAGAATGAACTGCAAATGCTTCAAAAGTTTCTTCTGTCCCTGTTATTCTGA